In the genome of Phaeodactylum tricornutum CCAP 1055/1 chromosome 18, whole genome shotgun sequence, one region contains:
- a CDS encoding predicted protein produces MTTPEPQESHAAAKNRTHRRRSSVSEAHQIYLQYHREAHHDDGSDSRKATQISTDGSTNKAPKRHDSTESRDHKPVTSFPMFHRVQKTGVIYATSRAAARGFQGDGDPSSEWANMGQGAPETGPLPNAPSRNFTMHIPDAELEYAPVTGLTPLREKVADYYNFLYRQGKQSQYTAENVCIVPGGRAGITRIMAVLGTVQVGYFTPDYTAYEQALGLFLRVSPSPLLHRDVTEACMSPEEFDFQCGGRGCGAILMSNPANPTGQSIEGDDLRRYVQTARDHQTAIIMDEFYSYVISLVLACATEAGCLPGTHEDFLFENAISHYYYDGPDQPLDGNTNDLHSWPKTVSSAAYVDDVDEDPILIVNGLTKNWRCPGFRVCWIVAPKPIVKMLGSAGSYLDGGANAPLQRLALPLMELAFIRRDAIALQQHFRQKRDFLLRKLEELGIKVKFKPTSTFYVWADLSGLPPPLNDCLVFLEECTKHKCICVPGVFFDINPRGIRNIRMSKCLHHVRFSYGPPMENLTKGMELICQMIQYWKKCPEPPDAYATESFGE; encoded by the exons ATGACTACGCCAGAGCCACAAGAATCCCACGCTGCGGCAAAGAATCGCACTCATCGCCGGCGTTCCAGCGTTTCGGAAGCGCATCAGATTTATTTGCAGTATCATCGTGAAGCTCATCACGATGACGGCAGCGACTCGCGCAAAGCGACGCAGATCTCTACTGACGGAAGCACCAACAAAGCCCCCAAGCGCCACGACAGCACCGAAAGCCGTGATCACAAGCCGGTCACTAGCTTTCCAATGTTCCACCGGGTCCAGAAAACCGGCGTTATTTACGCGACCTCGCGGGCCGCAGCCCGCGGCTTTCAAGGAGACGGTGACCCGTCGTCGGAGTGGGCCAACATGGGTCAGGGTGCTCCAGAAACAGGTCCTTTGCCAAACGCCCCGTCGCGGAATTTCACCATGCACATCCCGGACGCCGAGCTCGAATACGCGCCCGTGACGGGACTCACGCCGCTGCGCGAAAAGGTAGCCGACTACTATAACTTTTTGTACCGCCAGGGGAAACAGTCGCAGTATACGGCAGAGAATGTGTGCATCGTACCGGGAGGTCGAGCTGGCATTACGCGTATCATG GCGGTGCTGGGAACGGTTCAGGTTGGGTATTTCACCCCTGATTACACAGCCTACGAGCAAGCCTTGGGTCTCTTTTTGCGGGTTTCGCCGAGTCCTTTGCTTCACCGGGATGTGACCGAGGCTTGCATGTCTCCAGAGGAATTTGACTTTCAGTGCGGTGGGCGGGGATGTGGTGCCATTTTGATGTCCAATCCGGCCAATCCCACTGGACAGTCTATTGAGGGAGACGACTTGCGCCGCTATGTGCAGACGGCGCGGGATCACCAGACGGCCATTATCATGGACGAGTTCTATTCGTACGTTATTTCTCTCGTTCTGGCTTGCGCAACCGAAGCTGGTTGTCTACCGGGTACTCACGAAGATTTTTTGTTCGAAAATGCCATTAGTCACTATTACTATGACGGCCCAGATCAGCCATTGGACGGTAATACGAATGATCTGCACAGCTGGCCCAAGACCGTGAGCAGCGCCGCCTATGTGGACGAtgtcgacgaagatccgATTCTCATTGTCAATGGATTGACCAAAAACTGGCGTTGCCCAGGTTTTCGAGTTTGCTGGATTGTCGCTCCTAAACCAATTGTGAAAATGCTAGGATCGGCCGGGAGCTACTTGGACGGTGGAGCAAATGCTCCGTTACAGCGATTGGCCTTGCCCCTTATGGAGTTGGCATTCATTCGTCGGGACGCAATTGCACTCCAACAGCACTTTCGACAGAAACGGGACTTTTTGCTACGCAAACTCGAGGAACTCGGAATCAAAGTCAAATTCAAGCCGACGTCGACTTTCTACGTATGGGCCGATTTATCAGGTCTGCCGCCGCCGTTGAACGATTGTCTCGTTTTTTTAGAGGAATGTACCAAGCACAAGTGCATATGTGTCCCGGGTGTGTTTTTCGATATCAATCCGAGAGGGATTCGGAACATTCGCATGAGCAAGTGCCTGCATCACGTACGTTTCAGCTACGGTCCGCCTATGGAAAATCTTACCAAGGGAATGGAGTTGATTTGCCAAATGATTCAGTATTGGAAAAAGTGTCCCGAGCCGCCTGACGCGTACGCGACCGAGTCGTTTGGGGAGTGA
- a CDS encoding predicted protein codes for MEEEVTTKMALRGPIDDNALEPILNPVADEAGEGSHDRIENGTPVPTVDISDTDSSDLPKSDTSHGTPVDVKGMPDEQEQFMNEGPLQTQPRWQCILNKRALPDDRFTAFGYDIVDGPAVVKFIKFLTVTYLCFFIAFAFVRWVDWENDEYYTMEQFWKFDSSFVVTDALFFFVVGRLNKQNGVDHLAWILPILVATLYSSGVTRLDFMQHSVSLYEMRCRWPPGLWIFAIIVTVFVVALVYAHIRYIAQQRKLFEKGFEISFCTAFFLVPSIASPFFHFHHWFAGWFGGMHFNLNVWWSRVTMAFLWGFYINGIAVYGRDPILGCEYSLYVSLYQRCSFMRCYVQGIIDGAGNATHPSNYTGIVTPFVPLDWRTCSTD; via the coding sequence ATGGAAGAGGAGGTTACAACGAAGATGGCACTCCGGGGACCCATAGATGACAATGCGTTGGAGCCAATACTCAATCCGGTAGCCGACGAGGCCGGGGAAGGTTCGCACGACCGAATCGAGAACGGAACGCCCGTCCCTACCGTGGATATTTCAGACACTGATTCCTCGGACCTGCCAAAGTCCGACACATCACACGGTACTCCTGTGGATGTAAAGGGAATGCCCGACGAACAAGAACAATTTATGAACGAAGGTCCGTTGCAGACTCAGCCACGTTGGCAATGTATTCTCAACAAGAGAGCCTTGCCAGACGATCGTTTTACCGCATTTGGTTACGATATAGTGGACGGGCCCGCCGTCGTCAAGTTTATCAAGTTTTTGACCGTTACCTATCTCTGCTTCTTTATCGCCTTCGCATTTGTTCGATGGGTTGACTGGGAGAACGATGAATACTACACCATGGAGCAGTTCTGGAAGTTTGACAGCAGCTTTGTTGTCACCGATgcccttttcttcttcgtcgttggcagACTAAACAAACAGAACGGGGTGGATCATTTGGCATGGATTCTACCCATTCTTGTCGCCACGCTGTATTCCAGTGGTGTTACGAGGCTCGACTTTATGCAGCACTCCGTTTCGCTTTACGAAATGCGCTGTCGGTGGCCACCCGGTCTCTGGATCTTTGCCATTATTGTGACTGTTTTTGTGGTAGCCTTGGTCTATGCACACATCCGGTACATTGCTCAGCAACGCAAGCTATTCGAAAAGGGTTTcgaaatttctttttgtacAGCTTTCTTTCTAGTTCCCAGCATAGCGAGTCCTTTTTTCCATTTTCACCATTGGTTCGCTGGTTGGTTTGGAGGGATGCATTTCAATCTCAACGTATGGTGGAGTCGAGTGACAATGGCATTTCTATGGGGATTTTACATCAACGGTATCGCTGTCTACGGCCGCGACCCCATTCTGGGCTGCGAGTACTCTCTCTACGTGAGCCTTTACCAACGCTGTTCTTTTATGCGCTGCTACGTTCAAGGCATTATCGACGGAGCGGGCAACGCTACTCACCCCAGCAATTACACCGGTATTGTGACTCCCTTTGTGCCCCTCGATTGGCGCACGTGTTCAACCGACTGA
- a CDS encoding predicted protein produces the protein MSTAFAGALQAEWNERKPSHRITPKRSGHVAFPSPHSSDVYIFGGYAEESPSNRYVTNDLWRWNSEQQDWESVGTNGESPRARLVAAAAVLAGKSDRSQHFRAYVFGGWDPGTKQDGGDILETIHRLDFGRDQDSGTTNPTWAHLDVVTPGGPTSRHVAVAIPERNQIVLHNHRCHDMVWIFDADRESFVQQTTSGPCPSARGLHSATLSSKHEIVFFGGASQDQTMSNEVFVLDTKSWTWRKLMDNEKKAPSPRASPCLCRWSDDIVLVYGGAESSSLGLTPRSDVWALDLRKETWNCLLPDDQPASTFCPPARNAATLVEMSSSENGKEYLLTGGW, from the coding sequence ATGAGCACAGCCTTCGCTGGTGCTTTACAGGCTGAATGGAATGAACGTAAGCCTTCGCATCGTATCACGCCGAAACGATCGGGGCACGTGGCGTTTCCGAGTCCCCATTCTTCGGATGTCTATATTTTTGGAGGTTACGCCGAAGAGAGTCCTTCCAATCGCTACGTGACGAACGATCTGTGGCGGTGGAACAGTGAACAACAGGACTGGGAATCTGTTGGGACCAACGGAGAATCCCCGCGGGCTCGACTAGTGGCGGCCGCGGCCGTCTTGGCAGGCAAGAGTGACCGTTCGCAACACTTTCGTGCTTACGTTTTTGGAGGGTGGGATCCCGGTACCAAACAAGATGGTGGTGATATTCTAGAGACAATCCATCGTTTGGATTTCGGTCGGGACCAGGATAGCGGAACAACTAATCCTACGTGGGCGCACTTGGACGTTGTTACGCCAGGTGGGCCCACCTCTCGACACGTCGCGGTCGCCATACCGGAACGGAATCAAATTGTTCTGCATAACCACCGATGCCACGATATGGTATGGATCTTTGACGCCGACCGTGAAAGCTTTGTCCAACAAACGACATCTGGACCGTGCCCTAGTGCCCGCGGTTTGCACTCGGCAACCCTATCGAGCAAGCATGAGATTGTGTTTTTTGGTGGTGCCTCGCAGGATCAAACCATGTCCAACGAAGTCTTTGTACTTGATacaaaatcttggacgtGGAGGAAGCTGATGGACAACGAAAAGAAGGCTCCATCCCCACGAGCATCTCCTTGCCTGTGCCGGTGGTCCGACGACATTGTCTTGGTCTACGGTGGTGCAGAGTCCAGTAGTCTGGGACTTACTCCTCGCAGCGATGTTTGGGCGTTGGATTTGAGGAAAGAAACGTGGAACTGTTTGTTGCCGGATGATCAGCCAGCGTCGACATTTTGTCCTCCGGCTCGCAACGCCGCCACGTTGGTGGAAATGTCGAGCTCCGAAAACGGAAAAGAATATTTGCTGACGGGAGGATGGTAA
- a CDS encoding predicted protein → MSSSKGEACAPGGISLPSSTTVRVSLVVFAMFQITLAAGLIVGWAGIAGSMLAAPQSHGGAGISLDDATQLFGLAASINYIAPLLLGIVLDHRGPRSCSVLSNTLVATGCAVFAAAGDLRTYSMGIGLVAFGGPGVQTSLMHVGNLFPQRRFFVMGVVAETITLSFAVFPLMDILWETTGWTFRGLFGCLGLVVAMSALGSFLVWPDSPYEIQETVVLGLDRNPEGTIDKIEDAIEETLLTPADKDGKHSMNCLLDLPIQGQLTSGVFIRLSIFFLVTSFWANFYIATVTTELGDQQLFDFDTQHQLARLLSFIDAGAIVCAPVSGFLLDSVGFIPTAFITITLGIVQMALLMIAGSNENIMIASFVSYAIFRAFLFPYFFASLSKNWAFASSESYPEFPSAFQEFRNSQLHRWQIVSKELVTNTKTPSLATAAKTCQSTGDFAKTASHTGKFYFNLVRVYRGGELILAMPY, encoded by the exons ATGTCGAGTAGTAAGGGGGAAGCGTGTGCGCCCGGGGGTATCTCTTTACCCTCGTCAACGACGGTGCGGGTGTCGCTCGTTGTATTTGCCATGTTCCAAATTACGCTGGCGGCGGGTCTCATTGTGGGTTGGGCTGGTATTGCTGGTAGTATGCTGGCGGCGCCCCAATCCCACGGCGGGGCCGGAATCTCACTCGACGACGCCACGCAGTTGTTCGGACTCGCGGCGAGCATTAACTACATTGCTCCACTCTTGTTGGGTATTGTTCTGGACCACCGGGGACCCCGGTCCTGCTCGGTGCTGTCGAATACGTTGGTTGCTACGGGGTGTGCCGTGTTCGCCGCGGCGGGAGACTTGCGCACGTACAGTATGGGCATAGGATTGGTGGCGTTTGGTGGACCGGGAGTGCAGACTTCGTTGATGCATGTAGGGAACCTCTTTCCACAACGGCGCTTTTTTGTCATGGGTGTTGTAGCAGAAACAATCACCTTGTCCTTTGCCGTCTTTCCGCTCATGGATATTCTATGGGAAACCACGGGTTGGACATTTCGAGGCTTGTTTGGATGTCTCGGGCTCGTGGTGGCAATGTCCGCTTTGGGCTCCTTCCTCGTATGGCCCGATTCTCCTTACGAAATTCAAGAAACTGTCGTCCTCGGGTTGGACCGGAATCCCGAAGGAACCATTGATAAGATCGAAGACGCCATCGAAGAGACACTCTTGACACCCGCCGACAAAGATGGCAAACACAGTATGAACTGTCTACTGGACCTGCCCATCCAAGGACAGCTCACAAGCGGTGTCTTTATCCGTCTGAGCATCTTTTTCCTGGTAACGAGCTTTTGGGCCAATTTTTACATTGCTACCGTCACGACCGAACTCGGTGACCAACAGCTGTTTGATTTTGATACGCAACACCAGTTGGCGCGATTGCTGAGCTTTATTGACGCCGGTGCCATCGTATGTGCTCCCGTTAGTGGATTTCTTTTGGACTCGGTGGGCTTTATCCCAACGGCTTTCATCACGATCACATTGGGAATTGTCCAAATGGCTCTATTGATGATTGCCGGGTCCAATGAGAATATTATGATTGCCAGTTTCGTCTCCTACGCCATTTTTCGCGCCTTTCTGTTCCCTTACTTTTTTGCCAGTCTTTCGAAAAACTGGGCTTTCGCTTCTTCGGAGTCTTATCCGGAATTTCCTTCAGCATTTCAGGAGTTTCGCAACTCTCAATTGCACCGCTGGCAAATCGTGTCGAAGGAACTTGTCACGAATACGAAGACGCCTTCTTTAGCAACTGCAGCCAAG ACGTGCCAATCAACAGGAGACTTTGCGAAAACGGCGTCGCACACTGGAAAGTTCTACTTCAACCTCGTACGGGTCTACAGGGGAGGTGAACTAATCCTGGCTATGCCCTATTGA
- a CDS encoding predicted protein, producing MMKGIVPSQSTTTLHRSDNEKYLYLMSSDNDHDEGHNDEGIGIGGGTEQSTSSTMSPNSQKAGHAQQMFEDANSDRNVANTLLPTASLAERTLSQSGVFATNITTNDNTNQEEQDHVALAAAAATVNAALHPEQPHPPQPEVELAVAAAHAVTVDGQHHSLLDGATTESSLPDQAEKRQSAGKKRVRRVGNVAEPRKEHKGFHSSEPPQTSRPSSLPHQPTFDSQTALPQRALHNTQSVAAAASAVAIEATGNCKGQSKHDEKWNAMLEKLIAYEREHKSTMVPQCYHLDPRLGRWVHYQRVEYWLYQSSGKGKINTDRIARLEAMGFEWDPQRAQWNLMYDKLLAFAAENGHCKVPKGYQKDPELANWVRNQRLEFANLQRGRKTRMNQLRLDKLNAIGFKWSTSMPFRVKGDSASSRVDNRTDPASDGDATDASTNAATSHVTAKTHQQLASTNAAGSSVVLAEHGRVETSEILPQTQSMQEQTVSTISHNPVDEPVTTIEQKNLRGFASERQQPHDTREETKHPRNEDLDGTGLEDEPSLNFDLI from the exons ATGATGAAAGGCATCGTACCGTCCCAGAGCACAACGACTCTCCACCGTAGCGACAACGAAAAGTATCTTTACCTCATGAGCAGCGACAACGATCACGACGAAGGACACAATGACGAGGGCATCGGCATTGGCGGTGGTACGGAACAATCGACGTCATCCACCATGTCACCTAACAGTCAGAAAGCAGGCCATGCCCAGCAAATGTTTGAAGACGCCAACAGCGACAGAAACGTAGCGAACACTTTATTGCCCACAGCGTCTCTGGCGGAACGCACTTTGTCGCAATCCGGCGTTTTCGCTACCAACATAACCACCAACGATAACACCAACCAAGAAGAGCAGGATCACGTGGCGTTGGCCGCAGCGGCAGCAACAGTAAACGCAGCCCTCCATCCAGAACAACCGCATCCTCCCCAACCCGAAGTCGAattggccgtggcggcggcgcacGCCGTGACAGTCGACGGACAACACCATTCCTTGCTCGACGGTGCTACGACGGAATCATCACTTCCTGATCAAGCGGAGAAACGACAAAGTGCAGGGAAGAAACGGGTCCGACGTGTCGGAAACGTCGCTGAGCCTCGGAAAGAACACAAAGGATTCCATTCGTCCGAGCCGCCACAAACGTCTCGACCATCGTCCCTACCACACCAGCCCACATTCGACTCACAGACGGCCTTGCCACAGCGGGCCCTACACAATACTCAAAGCGTGGCAGCGGCGGCCTCTGCGGTTGCTATTGAAGCGACTGGCAATTGCAAGGGGCAGTCCAAGCACGACGAAAAGTGGAACGCCATGCTAGAAAAGCTCATAGCTTACGAACGGGAACATAAATCCACCATGGTACCTCAGTGCTATCATCTAGATCCGCGACTTGGAAGGTGGGTTCACTATCAACGAG TGGAGTACTGGTTGTACCAATCCTCGGGCAAGGGAAAAATCAATACCGATCGCATTGCGCGTTTGGAAGCGATGGGCTTTGAATGGGATCCACAGCGGGCGCAATGGAACCTCATGTACGACAAACTGCTAGCTTTTGCGGCCGAAAACGGACACTGCAAGGTCCCCAAGGGGTATCAGAAAGATCCGGAGTTGGCCAACTGGGTTCGGAATCAGCGCCTCGAATTTGCCAACCTGCAGCGCGGACGTAAAACACGCATGAACCAACTTCGTCTCGACAAACTCAATGCAATTGGTTTCAAGTGGAGTACGTCCATGCCGTTTCGAGTGAAGGGTGATTCGGCATCGAGTAGGGTTGACAACCGTACCGACCCTGCCAGCGATGGCGACGCCACGGACGCTAGTACGAATGCGGCCACATCCCACGTTACCGCGAAGACGCACCAACAACTTGCGTCAACAAATGCGGCAGGGTCTAGTGTTGTTCTTGCCGAGCATGGAAGAGTCGAAACGTCCGAAATCTTGCCACAAACCCAATCTATGCAGGAGCAAACGGTTTCGACTATATCACACAACCCTGTGGACGAGCCCGTCACTACAATCGAACAGAAGAACTTACGCGGTTTCGCATCCGAACGGCAGCAGCCACATGATACACGGGAGGAAACGAAGCATCCGCGGAACGAGGATTTGGATGGTACCGGTTTGGAAGACGAGCCGTCGCTCAACTTTGACTTGATTTAA
- a CDS encoding predicted protein — protein MLPSQNSMSGSDKIGPPISVVAYGDMSLKKRPKVHGSSCKGKSKRFLITPTASGIHGSLSSYDRQQLVLQPIEESNAFTVLIGTVTANARSYPGVTEEPKSSERSNLSSTTAMSTASTGGDQEKSTKNSDLNKKGRNFCDQLVAMRCSVERASCSNNAVSIRSPVSLHFKRTTTGVGEEIQRTPTRPTITTAIIRQSSKAEILQATVPTTIDCITKAPSTSTDFELSSWDKMFLLHVSGSHGLASSSSAIQPALADARIQQRNYCHNFRKYQARSEATHVKFGAWMDEQRALLAQLETIRPTYETNFQVLQARTRLNLLALCGIQL, from the coding sequence ATGTTGCCCTCGCAAAACAGTATGAGTGGCTCAGACAAGATTGGTCCCCCTATCAGTGTTGTAGCTTATGGGGATATGTCATTGAAAAAGCGTCCGAAGGTCCATGGTAGCTCGTGCAAAGGAAAAAGTAAGAGATTCTTGATCACGCCGACAGCTAGCGGGATCCATGGCTCATTGAGTAGCTATGATAGACAGCAGCTCGTACTGCAACCCATAGAAGAGAGCAATGCCTTCACAGTCCTCATCGGTACTGTAACAGCAAATGCCAGAAGCTATCCAGGCGTAACTGAAGAACCGAAGTCAAGTGAACGAAGTAACCTTAGCTCCACAACGGCTATGTCAACCGCTAGCACAGGTGGAGACCAAGAAAAGTCTACCAAGAATAGCGATTTGAACAAAAAGGGTCGGAATTTCTGCGACCAATTAGTTGCCATGCGCTGTTCTGTAGAAAGAGCGAGTTGCTCCAATAACGCAGTCAGCATTCGCAGTCCCGTGTCGCTTCATTTCAAGCGGACGACCACTGGTGTTGGAGAAGAGATACAACGCACGCCCACAAGACCAACTATTACCACGGCGATAATCCGCCAATCAAGCAAGGCGGAAATTCTCCAGGCGACAGTTCCAACGACAATAGACTGTATTACGAAGGCACCTTCCACTAGCACCGACTTCGAACTTTCGTCCTGGGACAAGATGTTTTTACTACATGTTTCGGGAAGCCACGGCTTGGCGTCCTCCTCCTCAGCAATTCAACCTGCGTTGGCGGATGCGAGAATACAGCAAAGAAACTACTGTCATAACTTCCGGAAGTATCAGGCGCGTAGCGAGGCAACACACGTTAAATTTGGGGCCTGGATGGACGAACAACGTGCACTCCTGGCTCAGTTAGAAACGATTCGACCTACCTACGAAACTAATTTTCAAGTTTTACAGGCGAGAACGAGGCTCAACTTGCTAGCCTTGTGTGGCATTCAACTTTGA
- a CDS encoding hypothetical protein (Hypothetical protein, no alignments with known genes or protein domains, possible peroxidase-like domain, good EST support): MSTTTMDRTPPVLAESSSSSRIHHGVGHNVEKEQDRIGLLYRPDVSIFSRNSSVRDSSRLSANTHHSILNLNEEEDDDDADEDDEFVHRNVHLDNVNLPYTMNTDSAAQDEDNDDLRSTATTDNFSASCCAGPQAPLQRCCGVTRDSLNALRAQTFAASSIFGNTRAPTLLEFVTQRLESLCFPSHDQQTLTPLRDPGNGAARNGANTATTPSWVNYRLSLEYDVLQLLGCATPPDTDELERVWGKSSRDSPFHASPSNHIIAEPPRARKLSSHERAAKVRHIVNSRCRNKTRTTVVSPTSIVGPIPRARSLDPTMISAKHSQTTFLPKLEPIQDDTDVGYDSDPEIRMGWHSAASDTFLIKPQFETDNQIYTTVQETFNLVWSLLLHDSSGNPPQTIAAWMERGTMVHGSKMVEPSLMWRIETPSRSKTLPTLATHPAQLRLLNICRVLTPAHSIPNHPLVRVKHAILLKTTSPSNEETSTWVLEAANQAERDDIVRRWKATIARFASLAVLEDMDIMLQEFVHDSPPGTP, encoded by the coding sequence ATGAGTACAACTACGATGGATCGAACACCGCCGGTTCTAGCAGaatcttcttcctcttctcgTATTCATCACGGTGTTGGTCACAATGTAGAGAAGGAGCAGGACAGAATCGGACTTTTGTATCGTCCCGACGTTTCAATATTCAGTCGTAACAGTAGCGTACGCGATTCTTCTCGACTGTCTGCGAATACCCACCATTCCATCCTCAATCtaaacgaagaagaagatgatgacgacgccgacgaggacgacgaattCGTTCATCGCAACGTCCACCTTGATAACGTAAACCTACCGTATACAATGAATACGGACTCTGCTGCTCAGGATGAGGACAATGACGACTTGCGCTCTACGGCAACCACCGACAATTTTAGCGCGTCGTGCTGTGCCGGTCCACAGGCTCCGCTGCAAAGGTGCTGTGGTGTGACCCGCGATTCTTTGAATGCGTTACGGGCCCAGACGTTCGCAGCTAGTTCCATATTCGGTAACACCAGAGCACCGACGCTTTTGGAATTCGTCACGCAACGTCTCGAAAGCCTGTGTTTCCCTTCACACGATCAACAAACGCTTACTCCGCTGCGCGATCCAGGCAACGGGGCGGCTCGGAACGGCGCCAACACGGCAACGACCCCGTCTTGGGTAAATTATCGGCTTTCCCTGGAATACGACGTCCTTCAGTTGCTCGGCTGTGCGACACCCCCAGATACGGACGAACTGGAGCGTGTTTGGGGGAAATCGTCACGGGACAGCCCCTTCCATGCGTCTCCTTCCAACCACATCATTGCCGAACCGCCTCGAGCCCGCAAATTATCCAGCCACGAACGAGCGGCGAAGGTTCGGCATATTGTGAATTCTCGCTGCCGCAATAAGACACGAACAACCGTTGTTTCACCAACGTCTATTGTTGGACCGATACCGCGCGCACGCTCCTTGGATCCCACTATGATTTCGGCCAAGCATTCGCAAACGACCTTCCTACCAAAGTTGGAGCCAATTCAGGATGATACGGATGTAGGCTACGATAGTGATCCGGAAATTCGCATGGGATGGCACTCGGCTGCTTCGGACACCTTCCTTATCAAACCCCAATTCGAAACGGACAATCAAATCTACACAACCGTCCAAGAAACGTTTAATCTAGTGTGGTCATTACTGTTGCATGATTCTTCAGGGAATCCCCCACAAACGATCGCCGCTTGGATGGAACGAGGGACCATGGTACACGGTTCCAAAATGGTGGAGCCTTCGCTCATGTGGCGTATCGAAACACCGTCACGTTCCAAAACGCTGCCTACCCTAGCCACACACCCTGCGCAACTTCGACTTCTGAACATTTGTCGCGTGTTAACCCCGGCTCACAGCATTCCAAACCATCCCTTGGTCCGAGTAAAGCACGCAATCTTACTGAAGACGACCTCACCAAGTAACGAAGAAACGTCGACGTGGGTATTGGAAGCAGCCAATCAAGCCGAACGAGACGATATCGTGCGCCGCTGGAAAGCAACTATTGCGCGTTTTGCTTCCTTGGCAGTTTTAGAAGATATGGACATAATGCTGCAGGAATTTGTGCATGATTCCCCGCCGGGAACCCCATGA
- a CDS encoding predicted protein, producing MTNLPGTEEDVGVSGLLSADSRQPQIGDHSVSDDDEENPHSKLSAVHGPYMQVAEDELDGDGTATNDLALDMDDIILEHSSTSFRWQPFLLANLLRDDRFQIGRTKLLDGAVAVKFLKFLGLTYVSIVVMYHYVRWMQWENDRSYTLADFFTYESTLVALDSMMFFIVGRLFQQRGVDCLAWILPMLACNLYSSYLTTFDFLQHSATLYEMHCRWSWKLWAFVAVVIPIVVGVVVLHVDRAVRQRTVWMQLFELLLCGFFFLAPYVSSPYFHLHHWYVGWLVGMHFNVDTWWSRMVMAWCWGAYVNGIAVYGRDPVLTCGYAYFLSVDQHCPYMKCYWDGLAEAHDHPNDTNHTVVAPMEPPDWRNCSAEAYHP from the coding sequence ATGACAAATTTACCAGGAACAGAGGAAGATGTGGGAGTCTCTGGACTTTTGTCAGCTGATTCGAGGCAGCCTCAGATTGGCGATCACTCGGTttcggacgatgacgaagaaaacCCTCACTCCAAACTGTCTGCCGTCCATGGACCATACATGCAAGTGGCGGAGGACGAACTTGACGGCGATGGCACAGCTACGAATGACTTGGCTCTGGACATGGATGACATCATTCTCGAACACTCATCGACATCTTTTCGTTGGCAGCCCTTTCTGCTCGCCAACCTACTACGGGACGATCGCTTCCAGATCGGTCGTACCAAACTCCTCGATGGTGCCGTTGCCGTCAAATTTCTTAAATTTCTCGGTCTGACCTATGTTTCCATTGTCGTCATGTACCATTACGTACGGTGGATGCAGTGGGAAAACGATCGATCCTACACGTTGGCCGATTTTTTCACGTACGAATCCACCTTGGTAGCGCTGGACAGTATGATGTTTTTCATTGTGGGACGCCTTTTTCAGCAGCGAGGTGTGGATTGCTTGGCATGGATACTACCAATGCTCGCATGCAATTTGTACTCTTCCTATTTGACGACGTTTGACTTTTTGCAACATTCGGCGACGCTTTACGAGATGCACTGTCGATGGTCCTGGAAGCTGTGGGCGTTCGTGGCGGTGGTCATTCCCATCGTGgtgggtgtcgtcgttttgCACGTGGATCGGGCGGTCCGACAACGTACGGTTTGGATGCAATTATTTGAACTACTGCTGTgcggctttttcttcttggcgcCGTACGTATCATCTCCCTACTTTCATCTGCATCATTGGTACGTCGGTTGGTTAGTTGGTATGCACTTTAACGTCGACACCTGGTGGAGTCGTATGGTGATGGCTTGGTGCTGGGGTGCCTACGTGAACGGCATTGCGGTGTACGGCCGAGATCCCGTATTGACGTGCGGGTACGCCTACTTTCTCAGCGTCGACCAACACTGTCCGTACATGAAATGTTACTGGGACGGCTTGGCAGAGGCACATGATCACCCGAACGATACCAATCATACCGTAGTGGCTCCGATGGAACCACCCGATTGGAGAAATTGCTCTGCCGAAGCGTATCATCCGTAA